In the genome of Leptotrichia sp. HSP-536, the window CGTATTTGCAATATCTTCCGGTTTTAATGCCTCAATTCCTTCATAAACCTTTTTAGCTTGCTCCATATTTCCGTGAAATCTCACATTGCTGAAATTTGTTTCCACGATTCCTGGCTGAACTGTTGTTACTTTTATATTTTTATCAATTGTATCAATTCTGATTCCATCACTTAAAACTTTAACAGCTGATTTAGTTGCACAATACACAGCAGCTCCAGCATATGCATAAATTCCAGCAGTTGAACCGATATTTATAATATGTCCCTCATCATTTGCAACCATATTAGGTAAAATCTGTCTTGTTATATACAAAAGCCCTTTTATATTAGTGTCAATCATTTTCTCAATATCCATAATATCATAATCCTGAAATTTATCAAGACCTAAAGCAAGCCCTGCATTATTTATCAGAACATCTACTTTCTTAACATCTTCCATTACTTTTTTAACAGTTTTTACAACATCATTATATTTGGAAACGTCAAGTATAAACACATAGGCGTTTGTTCCATATTTTCTATCAATGTCTATTTTAATTTCTTTTAATTTTTCGCCATTTCTAGCACACAAAATTACATTATCTCCATTTTTTGCAAATGCATAAGCAGTTTCCTTTCCAATTCCACTTGTAGCTCCAGTAATAAAAATATTTCTATTCATAAAAACTCACTCCCTATATTTGAATTTCTCATTATTTATTTTAAAAATGATTTTTTTAATTTATTTAAAATCAAATATACTTTACTTCTATGCTCTATTTCAACAGCTAAAACTATTAACTTATCATCTTGTATTTCAACTACTATCCTGTAATTTTTTAATGGTTTGTACTTCCAATATCCTTTTAAATTACGGCTCAAAGCCTCCCCTTTGATTCTTGGATTTTCAGAATTGTTTATTTTTTTCAGAAAATCATAAATTTTTTTACTTGTATTTTTATCCATTTTTTGTAATTTTTTTGCTGCATATTTAGATAACAATACTCTGTATTTCACTTAAAATCCCATTTTCTTTCCAAAATCTTCAAGGGGTATCATTGGGGATTTTTTAGCTTTTTCAGATAACTTTACTATTCTTTTTATTTCTGATTTTGAAATTTGTTCATTTTCTTCTATTTTATCTAATTCTTTTGATATCAAATTATTAATAAAGTTATTATCATATTCCAAAACTTCTTTTAACTGTTTTTGTTTTTTTTCA includes:
- a CDS encoding SDR family NAD(P)-dependent oxidoreductase, producing MNRNIFITGATSGIGKETAYAFAKNGDNVILCARNGEKLKEIKIDIDRKYGTNAYVFILDVSKYNDVVKTVKKVMEDVKKVDVLINNAGLALGLDKFQDYDIMDIEKMIDTNIKGLLYITRQILPNMVANDEGHIINIGSTAGIYAYAGAAVYCATKSAVKVLSDGIRIDTIDKNIKVTTVQPGIVETNFSNVRFHGNMEQAKKVYEGIEALKPEDIANTILYIANQPKHVQISDITIMATNQATGFNIYRKNQK
- a CDS encoding type II toxin-antitoxin system RelE family toxin; amino-acid sequence: MKYRVLLSKYAAKKLQKMDKNTSKKIYDFLKKINNSENPRIKGEALSRNLKGYWKYKPLKNYRIVVEIQDDKLIVLAVEIEHRSKVYLILNKLKKSFLK